Genomic segment of Plasmodium brasilianum strain Bolivian I chromosome 8, whole genome shotgun sequence:
tatatttttattaccttTTTAACTTCCTGATAATAAACGTTTAATTGTGTTCTGTCCTTCAAAACCCATATGCCTTCCCCCATCGGtttgttgtttttaaaattcccaacaaaataatttcctAAATTGAAAAATGGGAATAAGAATTATTGATAAACGGTTAATGGTGAACGGTATATGGTGAACAGTGAATGGCGAATTGCGAATGATACGTAGTGAATTGTGAATATGCAATTTTGTTGTATATagatatgttattattaacgTGTTTACATTGATAAGTGatattatatgtacgtacgcATAGtacatagaaaaaaaaaaaaaataataataataagtttAAACCATTTGGCAAAATCCATTTCCCATATGATAAGAATCCGTCTTCCCAATACCCTTCCAATAGGCTTCtgcattttttgtatatgtacTTTCCTATATTTTACAAACATTAGTGAAATGTGATTTTATGTAGagtttaaattaaattgcacatatatgcatatatatacatacacagatttatgtatatatgtacatattgaTCTGTAATTACAATATGTGTATTCTATACATTAAATATTGAACGCTCAGTGAATTAACactcataaatatattacaacatAACAGTACATTAAATTACCccatccattttttttcccgaATTTCCAACTACCCACATATATATCCCCATTTTTATACAACATCATCCCATCGTTATGTTTTAAACCGTTGGCATAGTTTCCATAGTAGTAATTCTTTTGTTCTGCTTATGCgcaatatatacacatatatatgaataaatatatatatatatttagcgAATCCGTCCCCTTagcaaatacatatatatatatatacatacatatgggcttatataaatacatatctatatgtaaatatgcatatttgcACATAATGATATGTCTACGTGCTCGTACTCATGTAGGTACCTTCCACAGGACTGATGctgttttttttcattttggtTTGATCCAAATTTTTCATAAGTTTTAATAACTTCTtagaaaacttttttttatttttataaaaatctttgttttctttatggtcatattcataatattctttATCGTCATCCTCATAGGCGTTAATACCATCGTTTTCGTTGTTTTCGTTGTTTTCGTTGTTTTCATCGTTTTCATCGTTTTCATCGTTTTCATCGTTTTCATCGTTTTCATCGTTTTCGTTATTCTCGTTATTTTCACTGTTTTTTGAGCTCTCATTGGTATTTCCTTCGCTCGTGTCTTCACTGTTTTGCTCATAGTCACTTTGGAAATCTTCACTTTTCTCGTCCTGACTTTCGAAATTTTCGCTCTCTTCTTGATTGCTCTCTTCTAGGTCGCTTCCTTCATAATTGCTCACTTCTTGGCCGCTTTCATCATTGTTGTTTCCCTCCTTTTCACTTACATTATCTTCACCTTCCTCCTCACTTCTactcttttcattttcctcATCACTTACTCCGTATGCGCTTTGCTGTTCTTCGCTATCACTTtggttttcttttttaacatgacgtttacttaattttttatttccttttttttttatgttgttactataataataagtGCCTATACCATTTTTCTTGCCATGTTCATATAATCCTTGATAAAAATCACCATTATGATAACTGTACTCCccttcaaataaaaaaaaaaaaataaataaaataaaaatatttctgaaTTTCACTATTTCACTATTTCACTATTTCAAAATTTCAGTAGTTCAATAAAGTAGGGAACAGACACGAATGAAATGCATTCATTCAAATGAATTCCTTTAAGTATATTCTTCTAAGTTCATTCATGTATGGATATTCTCGCATGTGCATTCCTGCATGTGCATAAGtgtaatgtataaaaaatgttagcAACCATATCCATGTTTTTTTCCCAGTAAGATATTTCCGTAATACTTTTCTTTTGTCTTCAAATTGTTATGAGGGTAAAATATCACAGTCCCTATGCCCGTGTAATTTTCCAACGAATTTGACGATTCCCCATTATCTTTTAacagttttattttatttctcaaaattttttttggacTCATTTCGAAGTTATTATAATGCAAAAATTAAGGCACAATTCTGGATTTTGTATATGACattgaaaatattagaaGCCTTGatttttgctttattatgtgtgtgcatatatatatacatatatacgtacgtacaaGCATACGTACAGACATACGTACTTTTATACACACGTACAAACACACATTTCTTTGTATATCTATGTACATAAAGAAGTaatagtaattttattttcatatttatatatgggagagcatacatacatattatataaaaaaaaaaaataatatcacaTGACTAGCGACCATAAAAAACgggaaaaagagaaagaaatattacataACAAAGAAATACCAgaaatagttatatatatatatatatatatatcataaaaagacaatttttttaaggacCCTTCTGATTAATTTCATATGCAAAATGCTCAAATATAATGGCAactgttaatattaatataaatagataaattcCATAATATATGCCATTTCgcatttttgatatataaaaaaaaaaaaaaaaaaaaaaaactctttaaataatacatatttttctccTTATAGGAAGAGAGAGTAAAAATGCTAGTTGCTGCAAGAAAAGGTAGAATTATATGTTTACGTTTtcaattaacatttttattatattactgctataattaaatgtattccttcatttttattaggatttttaaaaaaaaaaaagcatactaagcatatacatgcattattttttcaccTCTTAccattatgaatatatattgatatgCTTTAATAGACATTTATGAAGATGTCATTGCCTTGTCTAAACTGCAAATTCCACTAGGCGATTACGTTCAACCCCCGGTAAAATGGAAGAAATAAATGTTCGTTTAATTTTATAGGATAGTGGgcatttatatgtgtatatggcTATTTAACTGTACATAAGCACCTGCACAGTGCTTGCAGAACaacaaaatttaataatgagtatgtaaaaagaaaatgtaaaaagttATTATAAGTGCAAGACATAAGCttcttataaataaaaacgtacgaaatacttttttcatctttttctacttttttctgctttttgttctttctattctttttctcatttcctttttaattttaccaCGCCAGCATAATAGAACAGCCTTCTGGTACAGTTGTAGAAAtggaaatttaaaaatagctagaataattttaaaaaaggggaGTAACATAAATCATAAGGATGTTAATGGGATATCACCCCTTCATATTTGTTCCAAATACGGACATACACATATAGCTAAATTTCTTATTGAAAACAATGCCGATATAAACATTAAAGATAATGttagaatgaaaaaattatacagtAAAAATTGGCGCTTTAACAGATCAATGGGAAATATAAGCGCACATgtaaatgtacatacataaatatatatatatgggcaAAAGAAGACAAAATATAGCATAACGcataacattttaataaacaaaataaatcacTTCCACATGTTTCTTCATTTAAGGAAGGACAAACCCCTATATTTTACGccataataaataaacattatGATGTAATGTTACATTTTGCTTTATGCTCAACTTGATAACACTCACATGGGGTGTACccttatgcatataaatacatatatatatatatatatatatgtacatagaCACGTGTACAATTGTGGTACGTTTGTATGTTGGCACGTGTACTTTCATATGTAATTACATGCTCGTATGTACTTATAGCACTATCAAATCTGTATCTTATTCTTCACTTCATACAATTACACTTTTATCGCTGCTACTAATTAAATAGTATGATCACTGGTTTTTATTAGATTGTTAAACTGTTAATAGAGAGCGGTGTTGATGTG
This window contains:
- a CDS encoding MORN repeat protein; this encodes MSPKKILRNKIKLLKDNGESSNSLENYTGIGTVIFYPHNNLKTKEKYYGNILLGKKHGYGEYSYHNGDFYQGLYEHGKKNGIGTYYYSNNIKKKGNKKLSKRHVKKENQSDSEEQQSAYGVSDEENEKSRSEEEGEDNVSEKEGNNNDESGQEVSNYEGSDLEESNQEESENFESQDEKSEDFQSDYEQNSEDTSEGNTNESSKNSENNENNENDENDENDENDENDENDENNENNENNENDGINAYEDDDKEYYEYDHKENKDFYKNKKKFSKKLLKLMKNLDQTKMKKNSISPVEEQKNYYYGNYANGLKHNDGMMLYKNGDIYVGSWKFGKKNGWGKYIYKKCRSLLEGYWEDGFLSYGKWILPNGNYFVGNFKNNKPMGEGIWVLKDRTQLNVYYQEVKKNSKEKKKKLKKGNADKGTNSILIYKPLYITSTRGKKNDEKNECEVACT
- a CDS encoding ankyrin-repeat protein; this translates as MTSDHKKREKEKEILHNKEIPEIEERVKMLVAARKDIYEDVIALSKLQIPLGDYVQPPHNRTAFWYSCRNGNLKIARIILKKGSNINHKDVNGISPLHICSKYGHTHIAKFLIENNADINIKDNVRMKKLYSKNWRFNRSMGNISAHIVKLLIESGVDVKMKDQVILNLVARNEIIVKDSKGALNID